One Halococcus hamelinensis 100A6 DNA window includes the following coding sequences:
- a CDS encoding APC family permease, whose amino-acid sequence MSDKKSELRSGQLGFWTAVAVGFGMVTSSTTLYVAGNTVGQIGSGLIISMLIAFVFMILAALGLSELSTMYPVAGSFTTYAKNAFGSSAGVAIGLIYWLVFVALASEANIVGHILNYVFPGFLPWQVWGTLLVVLFVGVNILGINWVGKTAAVLLGLLAGVIVLLSLLQIGGFGAAQFDPSELTWTQAGWSPILSFVPFAVWLFVGWEVLGPLAEEVEDAENTLPKAMITVVVLVFLVRVPFIIAMDGSVGADALAQSPFPQVVAFEAFFGATGMWIMAIISFLATGATFNAVLAGTSRQLWNLGREGYLPGVLGHLNPRFKTPDVALALTGAIVLVLLWAVTLPTVLINASANLFIIVYITVSACVIVLRYKKPDQERPFYAGGPEALPAVSVVGIIGLTLALLYSGNRVLVVTLAVVVVVLVISYVTTRFSTRDRQNTGVEGE is encoded by the coding sequence ATGTCCGACAAGAAATCGGAGCTTCGAAGTGGACAGTTAGGGTTCTGGACGGCGGTAGCCGTGGGGTTCGGGATGGTTACGTCATCGACTACCCTATACGTGGCGGGAAATACGGTCGGCCAGATCGGGTCCGGACTGATAATAAGTATGCTGATAGCATTCGTATTCATGATACTGGCTGCTCTGGGCCTCTCAGAGCTCTCGACGATGTACCCCGTCGCAGGTAGCTTTACCACATACGCAAAGAACGCCTTCGGGTCCAGCGCTGGTGTGGCGATAGGATTGATATATTGGCTGGTGTTCGTCGCTCTCGCATCCGAGGCCAACATCGTTGGACACATTCTGAATTACGTGTTCCCGGGATTCCTCCCGTGGCAAGTGTGGGGGACGCTGTTGGTCGTTCTATTCGTAGGAGTCAATATTCTCGGGATCAACTGGGTAGGGAAAACAGCGGCTGTATTGTTGGGATTACTCGCAGGGGTGATCGTGCTACTCTCGCTTCTGCAGATAGGAGGGTTCGGGGCCGCACAGTTCGATCCGTCCGAGCTAACCTGGACCCAAGCAGGGTGGAGCCCTATCCTGTCCTTCGTGCCCTTCGCCGTCTGGCTGTTCGTGGGATGGGAAGTTCTCGGTCCGCTCGCAGAGGAGGTGGAAGACGCCGAGAACACCCTGCCCAAAGCCATGATCACGGTCGTCGTCTTGGTTTTCCTAGTTCGGGTTCCGTTCATTATCGCAATGGACGGTTCTGTGGGTGCTGACGCGCTAGCTCAGTCGCCGTTCCCCCAAGTGGTCGCGTTCGAAGCCTTCTTCGGTGCAACGGGGATGTGGATAATGGCGATCATCAGCTTTCTGGCAACCGGCGCGACTTTCAACGCGGTTCTAGCGGGCACGTCACGGCAACTCTGGAATCTGGGACGAGAGGGCTACTTACCAGGGGTGCTGGGACATCTAAATCCACGATTCAAAACTCCGGACGTCGCGTTAGCTCTAACTGGAGCGATCGTTTTGGTTCTGCTGTGGGCCGTGACGCTCCCGACCGTGCTCATTAATGCAAGCGCCAATCTATTCATCATCGTCTATATTACGGTGTCAGCATGTGTGATCGTGCTCAGATACAAGAAACCGGACCAGGAGCGGCCCTTCTATGCAGGTGGTCCCGAAGCGCTCCCGGCCGTCTCCGTCGTGGGAATCATCGGCCTCACTCTTGCGTTGCTCTATTCCGGCAACAGGGTACTCGTCGTCACTCTCGCGGTTGTAGTCGTTGTACTCGTCATTTCGTACGTCACGACGAGGTTCTCGACACGAGACCGTCAGAACACGGGCGTCGAAGGAGAATAA
- a CDS encoding aldehyde dehydrogenase family protein: MSAEKDSKPDGSEPIEQRHRDAANDSLPAHLTHYIGGKWVASDSEETIETYDPTSGAVLAEVPAGNEADIDRAVEAAQTAFETEWSNYSSGDRQQVLSALSRIVQDNKETLATLEVLDTGKTITEAMGDMELVVDHLTYNAAAARMVTGETIPTDDLFDREKQVFTVREPYGVTGGIVPWNFPLLIAIWKIGPALAAGNTIVLKPSEETPLSILKLLELGDAVVPDGVINVVTGYGEEAGAPLSAHPDVHKLSFTGSTEVGKEIARNAVDDVKKVTLELGGKSPVIIYPDAEVEEAVEIAMMAIFFNKGECCAAGSRILVHEAISDEFIESFANAASSLEIGDPLLEETDMGPKVSQEQVNRTAEYVDAAADSDANIVIGGQQPEDDSLKQGSFYQPTIIDGLEHSHSAVQEEIFGPVVETFSWSDEETAIQLANDVDYGLASGIVTNDITKALRTARRLEAGVVWVNHYNDVSAGQPFGGYKQSGQGRENAAEAIDEYTQTKAININLG, encoded by the coding sequence ATGAGTGCGGAAAAAGATTCCAAACCGGACGGTAGTGAACCGATCGAGCAGCGACATCGGGACGCTGCAAACGATAGCCTCCCAGCCCACTTGACCCACTACATCGGCGGGAAATGGGTTGCGAGCGATTCCGAAGAGACGATCGAAACCTACGACCCCACCTCGGGAGCGGTCTTGGCCGAAGTACCCGCCGGAAACGAAGCAGACATCGACCGCGCGGTCGAAGCAGCACAGACCGCGTTCGAGACGGAGTGGTCGAACTACTCTTCGGGTGACCGACAGCAAGTGCTTTCCGCCCTATCACGGATAGTTCAGGACAACAAGGAAACCCTCGCGACGCTCGAGGTGCTGGACACTGGCAAAACCATCACTGAAGCCATGGGCGATATGGAGCTGGTCGTCGACCACCTCACCTACAATGCGGCGGCGGCACGGATGGTTACCGGTGAGACGATCCCCACCGATGACCTGTTCGACCGGGAAAAACAAGTCTTCACAGTACGTGAACCGTACGGCGTAACTGGGGGCATCGTTCCGTGGAACTTTCCGCTCTTGATAGCTATCTGGAAGATCGGTCCGGCACTGGCAGCTGGAAACACGATCGTCTTGAAGCCTTCCGAAGAAACGCCGCTCTCCATCCTCAAGCTGCTCGAGCTCGGTGATGCGGTCGTTCCCGACGGTGTAATAAACGTTGTCACTGGGTATGGCGAAGAGGCCGGCGCACCGCTCTCGGCACACCCGGATGTCCACAAGCTTTCGTTTACTGGGTCGACGGAGGTGGGCAAAGAGATCGCGAGAAATGCGGTCGATGATGTGAAGAAGGTAACACTGGAGCTGGGTGGGAAGAGCCCCGTTATCATCTATCCGGATGCGGAAGTCGAAGAAGCAGTGGAGATCGCGATGATGGCCATCTTCTTCAACAAGGGTGAATGCTGTGCGGCAGGCTCTCGAATTCTGGTCCACGAGGCGATCAGCGATGAATTCATCGAGTCGTTCGCTAACGCTGCTAGCAGCCTCGAAATCGGCGATCCGCTACTGGAGGAAACGGATATGGGCCCGAAGGTCTCCCAAGAACAGGTGAACCGCACAGCAGAATACGTGGATGCCGCTGCTGATAGCGATGCGAACATCGTCATCGGCGGTCAGCAGCCGGAGGACGACTCCCTGAAACAGGGCTCGTTCTATCAGCCCACGATCATCGATGGGTTGGAACACAGCCATTCCGCGGTCCAAGAGGAGATATTTGGCCCGGTCGTCGAAACGTTCTCCTGGAGCGACGAGGAGACGGCCATCCAGTTGGCAAACGACGTCGACTACGGGCTTGCATCCGGGATCGTGACCAATGACATCACCAAGGCACTCCGAACAGCACGTCGCCTCGAAGCGGGTGTCGTCTGGGTGAATCACTACAATGACGTCTCGGCTGGACAGCCGTTCGGTGGATACAAACAATCCGGCCAGGGACGGGAGAACGCGGCGGAGGCGATAGACGAATACACACAGACGAAGGCGATAAATATCAACCTCGGATAG
- a CDS encoding Rieske (2Fe-2S) protein, with amino-acid sequence MSSTSLVHVKPEEEFQDGDREFVEIDGTEVGVLQVEGDYYALQNYCLHDGGPVCTGDTGKKLVAEFEEPGKRVNREFDDDECIISCPWHGWSYELESGEHLANSDIVLPTYEVVVEDGIVCVGERKT; translated from the coding sequence TTGAGCAGTACATCGCTCGTCCACGTCAAACCGGAGGAGGAGTTTCAGGACGGAGACCGGGAGTTCGTCGAGATCGATGGTACCGAAGTCGGCGTTCTCCAAGTAGAAGGCGACTACTACGCACTCCAGAACTACTGCTTACACGACGGTGGGCCTGTCTGTACTGGTGACACTGGCAAGAAACTGGTCGCTGAGTTCGAAGAACCCGGCAAACGAGTGAACCGGGAGTTCGACGACGACGAATGTATCATCTCGTGTCCTTGGCACGGATGGTCGTACGAACTCGAGAGCGGAGAGCACCTCGCAAACAGCGATATCGTCCTTCCCACCTACGAAGTCGTCGTGGAGGACGGTATCGTGTGTGTCGGGGAGAGGAAGACGTAG
- a CDS encoding amidohydrolase family protein translates to MAQTDSQSRREEELESYEVIDCDCHYMESFTDVAEYMEEPWKTRFEKSGFDEKGAKQNLSSFFPFSTGDRQAYGKIDREYSSYPDEPETPERIREGMASIGVNKTLLISHLVLAGAGSTADDERQTAFAKAYVEYMQEEVLDPDDGIFGLAPIPYSDIDASLEILDRVEGEEAYKGACFVTAGAALPLGNRKYDPLYKRCEEMDLPAVFHTGGAGLDEYVRGGYEEMIETHTLGFLESNMSQIVSLVCRGVPEKFPDLDIAFMESGVTYLPGLIARLDEEYLKRPEEAPMLEKKPGEYITDFYYGTQPLEISADPEFLAKSIDMVGTDSLMFASDYPHWDYDRPTTVLDLPSLSEEEKRAVLHENAAEVFDL, encoded by the coding sequence ATGGCACAGACGGATAGCCAGTCTCGGCGAGAAGAGGAGCTCGAGTCATACGAAGTGATCGACTGTGATTGCCACTACATGGAGTCGTTCACCGACGTCGCTGAGTACATGGAAGAGCCGTGGAAAACGAGGTTCGAGAAGAGCGGCTTCGACGAAAAAGGGGCGAAGCAGAACCTCAGCTCGTTCTTCCCGTTCTCGACGGGTGACCGTCAGGCGTACGGAAAAATAGACCGTGAGTACTCTTCTTACCCCGATGAACCGGAGACGCCCGAACGGATTCGGGAAGGCATGGCGTCGATCGGTGTCAACAAGACGCTCCTGATCTCGCATCTGGTTCTCGCGGGTGCCGGATCGACGGCCGACGACGAGCGACAGACCGCGTTCGCGAAGGCCTACGTCGAGTACATGCAAGAAGAGGTCCTGGATCCTGACGATGGCATCTTCGGATTAGCTCCTATTCCGTACTCCGATATCGATGCCTCACTCGAAATTCTCGACCGAGTCGAGGGGGAGGAAGCTTACAAGGGTGCCTGCTTCGTCACGGCCGGGGCGGCTCTTCCACTCGGGAATAGAAAGTACGACCCGTTGTACAAGCGATGCGAAGAGATGGACCTCCCCGCAGTTTTCCATACGGGAGGAGCAGGGCTCGACGAGTACGTACGGGGTGGATACGAGGAAATGATCGAGACGCATACGCTCGGTTTCCTCGAATCGAATATGTCACAGATAGTAAGCCTCGTCTGCCGTGGCGTACCGGAGAAGTTTCCGGACCTCGATATCGCGTTCATGGAGTCGGGTGTCACATATCTTCCAGGACTTATCGCTCGACTCGACGAGGAATACCTCAAGCGACCCGAAGAGGCTCCGATGTTGGAAAAGAAGCCCGGAGAATACATCACGGACTTCTACTACGGAACGCAACCGCTGGAGATCTCGGCCGATCCGGAGTTCTTGGCCAAGAGTATAGACATGGTCGGGACGGATAGCCTCATGTTCGCATCCGATTACCCACACTGGGACTATGACCGTCCGACCACCGTTCTTGACCTTCCGTCGCTCTCGGAGGAGGAGAAGCGAGCGGTTCTGCACGAAAACGCAGCAGAGGTGTTCGACCTTTGA
- a CDS encoding thiamine pyrophosphate-requiring protein: MTPPHTPDDGESTVAESVLRSLTEGGVEYVFANFGTDHTPLIEAAARLRDAGEADAFPTFVPCPHEFVALSAAHGYAAASGEPQAVLVHVDVGTQNLGAAMHNAHRANAPVFVMAGLSPVSDAASLGGRDNPIHYAQDVFDQTAVVEEYCRWTKEYQPPADPDEVVRRGLERTMATPPGPAYLSFGREAFETRVPTTASRSPRRTRPAGADEQAVEELADRVQEADKPLVVTSDPVGGLADNGIDALVSFAEAAGAGVVERSPSALCFPRDHDLHVGFDAHDAFEHTDLLMLVETTVPWMPAETELPEDLTVVQIDTDPTKGAHPHWPFRVDSTVMADPAVTLRAVAERVEAPADTETWTELHHDRMATADDRVASHRDNDRLTPAVLSAEIAEYVDENTTVMEGVVTNRSAALHQIPLSEPGSYFWRGGAGLGWSVPAGIGAKLAHPEKRVVSLIGDGGYLFSNPASSAIAATNADAATLSVVYDNESWEAVREATRSQHGDGVSVASGVPEGEYGRSVDLSRIASVTDAYTRVVGDISSLEETLPEAIETVDAGTSAVLDVRLDE, from the coding sequence ATGACACCCCCACACACCCCGGACGACGGTGAGAGTACAGTCGCGGAATCAGTGCTTCGGTCGTTGACCGAGGGCGGCGTCGAATACGTTTTCGCGAACTTCGGCACCGACCACACACCGCTGATCGAGGCGGCCGCCCGGCTCCGCGATGCCGGCGAAGCCGACGCGTTTCCGACGTTCGTGCCGTGCCCGCACGAGTTCGTCGCGCTGTCGGCCGCCCACGGCTACGCGGCGGCCTCGGGCGAGCCCCAGGCGGTGCTCGTCCACGTCGACGTCGGTACACAGAACCTCGGTGCCGCGATGCACAACGCCCACCGCGCGAACGCTCCGGTGTTCGTGATGGCGGGGCTCTCGCCGGTTTCGGACGCCGCGAGCCTCGGGGGTCGCGACAACCCGATCCACTACGCTCAGGACGTCTTCGACCAGACCGCCGTCGTCGAGGAGTACTGCCGGTGGACCAAGGAGTATCAGCCGCCTGCCGACCCGGACGAGGTCGTGCGCCGTGGGCTCGAACGGACGATGGCGACCCCGCCGGGTCCCGCGTATCTCTCGTTCGGGCGCGAAGCGTTCGAGACCCGGGTCCCTACGACCGCTTCGCGGTCGCCCCGGCGGACGAGACCCGCTGGCGCGGACGAGCAGGCGGTCGAGGAACTCGCCGACCGAGTGCAGGAAGCCGACAAGCCGCTGGTGGTCACCAGCGATCCGGTCGGCGGGCTCGCGGACAACGGTATCGACGCGCTCGTCTCGTTCGCCGAAGCCGCCGGCGCGGGCGTTGTCGAGCGCAGCCCGTCGGCGCTGTGTTTCCCGCGCGACCACGACCTCCACGTCGGGTTCGACGCCCACGACGCGTTCGAGCATACCGACCTCCTGATGCTCGTCGAAACAACCGTCCCGTGGATGCCCGCCGAGACCGAACTCCCCGAGGACCTCACCGTCGTTCAGATCGACACCGACCCGACGAAGGGCGCTCATCCCCACTGGCCGTTCCGGGTGGACTCGACGGTGATGGCCGACCCCGCGGTCACCTTGCGTGCCGTCGCCGAACGCGTCGAAGCTCCGGCCGACACCGAGACCTGGACCGAACTCCACCACGACCGCATGGCCACCGCCGACGACCGGGTCGCGAGCCACCGCGATAACGACCGGCTTACGCCGGCGGTTCTCTCCGCCGAGATCGCCGAATACGTCGATGAGAACACGACGGTCATGGAAGGCGTGGTGACCAACCGCTCCGCTGCGCTCCACCAGATCCCGCTCTCGGAGCCGGGGTCGTACTTCTGGCGTGGCGGCGCGGGGCTCGGCTGGAGCGTTCCCGCGGGTATCGGCGCGAAGCTGGCACACCCCGAAAAACGGGTGGTCTCACTGATCGGCGACGGCGGCTACCTCTTCAGTAATCCTGCGTCGAGCGCGATCGCCGCCACGAACGCCGACGCGGCCACGCTTTCGGTGGTCTACGACAACGAGAGCTGGGAGGCGGTGCGGGAAGCGACGCGGAGCCAGCACGGCGATGGCGTCTCGGTCGCAAGCGGGGTTCCGGAGGGCGAGTACGGTCGGAGCGTGGACCTCTCGCGGATCGCCTCGGTCACTGATGCGTACACCCGTGTCGTCGGGGATATCAGTTCGCTCGAAGAAACCCTCCCGGAGGCGATCGAAACGGTCGATGCCGGAACCAGCGCCGTGCTCGACGTCAGGCTGGACGAATAA
- a CDS encoding D-2-hydroxyacid dehydrogenase, protein MTNTDPIRRLGVYDWGTHPCPASALSDELAGSDLEVDVCDLDTVDEFDGVVTVYHHDEFLNAVDWVHTIRSGYDDFPLDAYEERGVIVTNSTGIAGDLVAESAIGLLCMLAKGFHRFRDAQAEHEWGRLPWRRPFELGESTACIVGLGQIGSSVAARAGVLGMDVTGVDVRPVSTLGLDRIHDVETLTDAVRDARFVVLTTPLNDATHGLVDAEVLAAMRDDAFVVNVSRGAIVDEDALEAALDTGEIAGAALDVFETEPLPEGSPLWDMEEVIVTPHAAAQSVTYGERVARLIETNVGRFDHGAEPWNRVV, encoded by the coding sequence GTGACGAACACCGATCCGATCCGTCGACTGGGCGTCTACGACTGGGGAACCCATCCGTGTCCGGCGAGCGCGCTGTCCGACGAACTCGCCGGATCCGACCTCGAAGTCGACGTCTGTGACCTCGATACTGTGGATGAGTTCGATGGCGTCGTGACCGTCTATCACCACGACGAATTCCTCAACGCGGTGGACTGGGTCCATACCATCCGGTCCGGCTACGACGATTTCCCGCTCGATGCGTACGAGGAGCGCGGGGTCATTGTCACGAACAGCACCGGGATCGCAGGTGATCTCGTCGCCGAGAGCGCGATCGGGTTGCTGTGTATGCTCGCGAAGGGCTTCCATCGATTCCGGGACGCTCAGGCCGAACACGAGTGGGGACGGCTCCCGTGGCGACGACCGTTCGAACTCGGTGAGAGCACGGCGTGTATCGTGGGCCTCGGCCAAATCGGGAGCAGCGTCGCCGCGCGCGCTGGCGTGCTCGGAATGGACGTCACCGGCGTCGACGTCCGTCCGGTATCGACGCTCGGCCTCGATCGCATCCACGATGTCGAAACCCTCACCGATGCTGTCCGCGACGCTCGGTTCGTGGTATTGACCACGCCGCTGAACGATGCGACACACGGCCTCGTCGATGCCGAGGTTCTCGCAGCGATGCGCGACGATGCCTTCGTCGTAAACGTCAGTCGCGGCGCGATCGTCGATGAAGACGCCCTCGAAGCTGCGCTCGACACCGGCGAGATCGCCGGCGCGGCGCTCGACGTCTTCGAAACCGAACCCCTTCCCGAGGGATCGCCGCTCTGGGACATGGAGGAGGTCATCGTCACCCCTCACGCCGCTGCCCAGTCGGTCACCTACGGCGAGCGCGTCGCGCGCCTGATCGAGACCAACGTCGGCCGATTCGACCACGGCGCGGAGCCGTGGAACCGGGTGGTCTAA
- a CDS encoding IclR family transcriptional regulator: protein MGKTTQPLQTVARSFEIIDILWRLNGVGPTELAEYMDIPRSTAHDYLRTLESTGYVVHTGNSYRLGYRFLDIGGRLKHRNRFFHVARPVLQTLAEKTGELPNIGVEENGRCVIIHAIEGAQALELGIYPGLTLPIHSQATGKAILANLPEKRRSEIVESCDLERMTEHTITDERTLANELATIRENGYAVDWDQQVIGMGVIAAPVFVDDEVLGAVAIVAPTDRLKKEDYRTELVQSVREASSTIKINYEYGR from the coding sequence ATGGGCAAGACGACACAGCCGCTTCAAACGGTCGCCCGTTCGTTCGAAATCATCGATATTTTGTGGCGATTGAACGGTGTTGGACCGACGGAACTCGCGGAGTATATGGATATCCCTCGGAGTACTGCACACGACTATCTCCGAACGCTCGAATCGACCGGGTATGTCGTCCATACGGGGAACAGCTATCGGTTGGGATATCGATTTCTCGACATCGGGGGACGGCTAAAACACCGAAACCGCTTTTTCCACGTCGCGAGGCCCGTCCTGCAGACCCTGGCCGAAAAGACCGGTGAGCTACCGAACATTGGGGTCGAAGAGAACGGACGATGTGTGATCATCCATGCTATAGAAGGGGCCCAAGCACTCGAGTTGGGTATCTATCCAGGACTGACGTTGCCCATTCACTCCCAGGCTACCGGGAAGGCCATTCTCGCCAATCTCCCCGAGAAACGTCGCTCCGAGATAGTAGAATCGTGCGATCTGGAGCGGATGACCGAACATACGATTACGGACGAACGGACACTGGCGAACGAGCTGGCAACGATCCGAGAGAACGGATATGCGGTCGACTGGGACCAACAGGTCATCGGTATGGGCGTTATCGCGGCTCCCGTCTTCGTCGACGACGAGGTTTTAGGCGCTGTTGCGATCGTTGCTCCCACGGACCGCCTCAAAAAGGAGGACTATAGAACGGAACTCGTACAGAGCGTTCGTGAGGCTTCCAGCACTATCAAGATAAACTACGAGTATGGTCGATAG
- a CDS encoding class I adenylate-forming enzyme family protein has protein sequence MEFRDAFERTVRCYKSETAIIASEGERVSYGEIDRGSNELANTLYERLGNAACAVLSRNRPEVIEAMIAGHKRGAATAQLPFRGEASELVRMCEAANVGGLIFDDDTVETAQRMLELGEFEVAFHIGDSKVAASIVEPYEEALEEPSSDLDSSLPVGSQCSVFYTSGTTSLPKAVPFNSEQLWYGAIQGTMEHGVDKTDIGVMATPWYHMVSSDAWIYPHLLAGATILLRSEFDPRATLESIAENDATGLLAVPTQLAAMNEVQENAEYDTDSLSYIRTGGSVVSESLVERTSALLSEGIYNTYGMTEAGPNLGFAHPSEQLERPGTIGKESYTYELRVVEPAPVRENPDPEATVDAGERGEVIARGPGKAKGYIDNPKAEKRSFFDDWLRTRDVARVDEDGYLFIVDRVDNMFQSGGENIYPVEVEHTLVEHDAVVEAFVYGTDDEHWGNVVSAVVITDGDVSREELDEFCRSNTGLADYKRPREYDIRPNTESIPRTNTGKIKRDEILSREEE, from the coding sequence ATGGAGTTCCGTGATGCCTTCGAACGGACAGTGCGTTGCTACAAGTCCGAAACCGCGATCATCGCCAGCGAGGGGGAGCGAGTCTCGTATGGGGAGATAGACCGTGGTAGCAACGAACTCGCAAACACACTCTATGAGCGTCTCGGGAACGCTGCGTGTGCTGTGTTGAGCAGGAACCGGCCGGAAGTGATCGAGGCGATGATCGCTGGCCACAAGAGGGGTGCCGCTACCGCTCAATTGCCGTTCCGAGGAGAGGCATCGGAACTCGTTCGTATGTGTGAAGCGGCCAACGTGGGTGGTCTCATCTTCGACGATGATACGGTTGAGACTGCCCAGAGGATGCTAGAGTTAGGCGAGTTCGAAGTAGCCTTCCACATCGGGGATTCGAAGGTAGCAGCATCGATCGTCGAACCCTACGAGGAAGCGTTGGAGGAACCATCGTCGGACCTCGATTCATCGCTCCCGGTCGGCAGCCAATGCAGCGTATTTTACACCAGCGGAACGACGAGTCTCCCGAAGGCGGTCCCGTTCAACAGTGAGCAGTTGTGGTACGGAGCGATCCAGGGAACGATGGAACACGGTGTCGACAAGACCGATATCGGTGTCATGGCCACGCCCTGGTACCACATGGTCAGTAGTGATGCCTGGATTTACCCCCATCTTCTGGCGGGGGCGACGATCCTTCTTCGCTCGGAGTTCGACCCGAGAGCGACCCTCGAATCGATAGCGGAAAACGACGCCACCGGGTTGCTGGCCGTTCCAACCCAACTCGCCGCAATGAACGAGGTCCAGGAGAACGCGGAATACGACACCGACTCGCTCTCATATATTCGGACGGGCGGCTCGGTCGTCAGTGAATCCCTCGTCGAAAGAACCAGTGCCCTCCTCTCGGAAGGGATATACAACACTTATGGAATGACCGAAGCGGGACCGAATCTCGGCTTCGCCCATCCGAGCGAGCAACTCGAACGACCAGGGACCATCGGGAAGGAATCCTATACGTACGAGCTCCGCGTCGTTGAGCCCGCTCCGGTCCGGGAAAACCCCGACCCGGAGGCAACCGTCGATGCCGGCGAGAGGGGGGAAGTCATCGCGCGTGGACCCGGCAAAGCGAAAGGATATATCGACAATCCAAAGGCGGAGAAACGCTCGTTCTTCGACGATTGGCTCCGGACACGCGACGTCGCTCGGGTCGACGAGGACGGCTATCTGTTCATCGTGGATCGTGTCGATAACATGTTTCAGAGCGGTGGCGAGAACATATATCCGGTCGAGGTAGAACACACACTCGTCGAACACGACGCCGTAGTAGAGGCGTTCGTCTACGGGACCGACGACGAACACTGGGGAAACGTCGTTAGTGCAGTCGTCATCACCGATGGCGATGTTTCCCGGGAGGAACTCGATGAGTTCTGTCGAAGTAATACGGGTCTCGCGGATTACAAGCGTCCGCGAGAGTACGATATCCGTCCAAACACGGAGTCGATCCCGCGTACCAATACGGGAAAGATCAAACGAGACGAGATACTATCCAGGGAAGAAGAATAG
- a CDS encoding cupin domain-containing protein — translation MSSETRDILEKHDLRPLWEVEDEMGTSRPTVEADIWKWEDIQRAIDGIERDVPIADLPPGFQRRVAVPINTPTAISNSIYVGVQTVSPGETAPAHRHSANALRFAIDGHEEMKTVVAGEEFPMENNDLVTTPQWEWHDHVNDSDETAAWLDVLDLPFVLDSLNARQAFENHELERQPVTKTQGYWDSQYGGGRPADEKSDGSIPGPFEGRMDATPPYRFGWDEMLETLRQREENDDPDPHDGYSLAYVNPATGKEPLFPTMSFRAQLLSEGPTDPHFHNATEVYFVIEGEGATHVGEKVLEWDKWDIFVVPPNEVHHHEPDDEATLLGMTDRPVFEAFNLYAEAQPS, via the coding sequence ATGAGTTCAGAGACACGGGATATCCTCGAGAAACACGACTTGCGACCCCTCTGGGAGGTCGAAGACGAGATGGGGACCTCCCGTCCCACGGTGGAGGCGGACATCTGGAAGTGGGAGGACATCCAGCGTGCCATCGATGGAATCGAGCGTGACGTTCCCATCGCGGACCTTCCACCGGGCTTCCAGCGTCGGGTCGCCGTGCCGATCAATACACCGACCGCGATATCGAACTCCATCTACGTCGGGGTACAGACGGTCTCACCCGGTGAAACCGCTCCAGCACATCGCCATTCGGCGAACGCGCTTCGATTCGCGATAGATGGCCACGAGGAGATGAAAACGGTCGTGGCTGGCGAGGAGTTCCCGATGGAAAACAACGACCTCGTGACGACACCGCAGTGGGAGTGGCACGACCACGTGAACGACTCCGACGAGACCGCGGCGTGGCTCGATGTCCTCGACCTGCCGTTCGTCCTCGACTCGTTAAACGCACGTCAAGCTTTCGAGAATCACGAACTCGAACGCCAACCCGTGACGAAGACCCAAGGCTACTGGGACTCCCAGTACGGTGGCGGTCGACCGGCGGATGAGAAGTCCGATGGGTCGATCCCGGGGCCGTTCGAGGGACGCATGGATGCAACACCGCCCTATCGGTTCGGGTGGGACGAAATGCTCGAAACGCTCCGCCAGCGTGAGGAGAACGACGACCCGGACCCACACGACGGGTACAGCCTCGCGTACGTCAATCCCGCCACCGGGAAAGAGCCGCTCTTCCCGACGATGTCGTTCAGGGCGCAACTGCTCTCCGAAGGTCCGACCGACCCGCACTTCCACAACGCGACGGAGGTGTACTTCGTCATCGAAGGGGAGGGTGCGACACACGTGGGTGAGAAGGTACTGGAATGGGACAAGTGGGATATCTTCGTCGTGCCACCGAACGAAGTCCACCACCACGAACCCGACGACGAGGCGACCCTCCTCGGCATGACCGACCGGCCGGTATTCGAGGCGTTCAACCTATACGCCGAAGCACAACCATCGTAA